The Sulfurimonas crateris genome window below encodes:
- the ccoS gene encoding cbb3-type cytochrome oxidase assembly protein CcoS, whose amino-acid sequence MSNWVIAMMLGVSIFLGALALFAFLWAIKNGQFDDEEKFLNAAKFDGEDELNDALKQEQKKEALKKNYKPE is encoded by the coding sequence ATGAGTAACTGGGTAATAGCTATGATGCTGGGAGTCTCTATTTTTTTGGGAGCACTTGCGCTTTTTGCATTTTTGTGGGCAATAAAAAATGGACAGTTTGATGATGAAGAGAAGTTTTTAAACGCTGCAAAATTTGACGGTGAAGATGAGTTAAATGACGCTCTAAAACAGGAACAGAAAAAAGAAGCTTTAAAGAAAAACTATAAACCAGAGTAG
- the rfaD gene encoding ADP-glyceromanno-heptose 6-epimerase, whose translation MRYIDDDLDNKTILITGGAGFIGSNLAFYFQENHPDAKVVIVDSFRSGEKLSNGNLKSFGHFKNLIGFRGEIISGDINDRDLLLNLELNYKFDYIFHEAAISDTTALEQDLMVKTNVNAYKDLLELAIKHNANMIYASSAATYGNAASPQIVGREAPQNVYGFSKLCMDNLSREYMQNSNISIVGLRYFNVYGPREYFKNTTASMVLQFGHQILLGKNPRLFEDSDKILRDFIYIEDIIQANIKAMNPKKSGIYNVGTGKARSFQDIVDILQRELGTTLSCEYIPNPFIGSYQFHTEADIASTKEALDYEPKFEMEDGIKAYISEIKRVFEEEVK comes from the coding sequence ATGAGATATATAGATGATGATTTAGATAATAAAACAATTTTAATAACGGGTGGGGCAGGTTTTATAGGTTCAAATCTGGCGTTTTATTTTCAAGAGAATCATCCTGATGCGAAAGTCGTGATAGTTGACAGCTTTAGAAGCGGTGAAAAGCTATCAAACGGAAATTTAAAGAGCTTTGGCCACTTTAAAAATCTGATAGGCTTTAGGGGAGAGATAATAAGCGGAGATATTAACGACAGAGATCTGTTGCTTAATCTGGAGTTAAACTATAAATTTGATTATATATTTCATGAAGCGGCTATATCTGATACTACTGCACTAGAACAAGATCTTATGGTAAAAACAAATGTAAATGCTTACAAGGATCTCTTAGAGCTTGCAATAAAACACAATGCGAATATGATCTATGCATCCTCGGCGGCTACTTACGGAAATGCTGCTTCACCACAGATAGTAGGGCGCGAAGCACCGCAGAATGTTTACGGATTCTCAAAACTATGTATGGACAATTTGAGCAGAGAGTATATGCAAAATAGCAACATCTCTATAGTCGGGCTTAGATATTTTAATGTTTACGGTCCAAGAGAGTATTTTAAAAACACGACCGCTTCTATGGTTTTGCAGTTCGGACATCAGATTCTCTTGGGAAAAAATCCTCGTCTCTTTGAGGATAGCGATAAAATTTTGCGAGACTTCATATATATAGAAGATATCATTCAGGCAAATATAAAAGCGATGAATCCAAAGAAGAGCGGAATATATAATGTCGGAACCGGTAAGGCTAGAAGCTTTCAAGATATAGTAGATATTTTACAGCGAGAGCTTGGCACAACGCTCTCGTGCGAATATATTCCAAACCCGTTTATAGGGAGCTATCAGTTTCATACTGAGGCTGACATAGCTTCAACAAAAGAGGCTTTAGATTATGAGCCTAAATTTGAAATGGAAGATGGGATCAAAGCATATATAAGTGAGATAAAAAGAGTTTTTGAAGAAGAAGTAAAATAA
- the waaF gene encoding lipopolysaccharide heptosyltransferase II yields MKILIILPNWLGDAVMATPAIELLSTYYSSARFTFVGSFVSIEALKYHPKCELAIVDETKRSSNRIKATYELAKKLGTFEMAISFRNQIHSSLLLKLTGTVLCIAKKSWHSMFLLSHTPTIKADKHLSRQYAQLAMINTDAWDKNTPPLKLYIEPKKFDRSTMGINAGATYGSAKRWYPERFAEVAREFSNKYDIIIFGGPNEAEMADEIESYLASSGVTNYTNLAGKTNIKELCSLIGGCSLFVTNDSGPMHVAAAYGVPTVSIFGPTKHTETSQWMNEKSKIVRHDMECAPCMRRECPLGHHECMKSITADEVIKAVKELEI; encoded by the coding sequence ATGAAAATACTGATAATTTTACCAAACTGGCTTGGTGACGCTGTTATGGCAACTCCAGCAATTGAACTTCTAAGCACTTACTATTCAAGTGCGAGATTTACTTTTGTAGGAAGTTTTGTCTCTATAGAAGCGCTGAAATACCACCCAAAATGCGAATTGGCGATAGTAGATGAGACAAAAAGATCATCAAACAGGATCAAAGCAACATATGAGCTTGCCAAAAAACTCGGCACTTTTGAGATGGCTATCTCATTTAGAAATCAGATTCACTCCTCTTTACTTCTAAAACTCACAGGAACTGTTCTGTGCATTGCCAAAAAATCGTGGCACTCCATGTTCCTGCTCTCGCATACTCCTACTATTAAAGCAGATAAACACCTAAGCAGACAGTACGCCCAGCTTGCCATGATAAATACGGATGCATGGGATAAAAACACACCACCACTCAAGCTCTACATCGAGCCAAAAAAATTTGACAGGTCGACAATGGGTATAAACGCGGGAGCTACATACGGCAGTGCGAAAAGATGGTATCCTGAGAGATTTGCCGAAGTTGCACGTGAGTTCAGTAACAAATACGACATTATCATCTTTGGCGGTCCAAACGAAGCGGAGATGGCAGATGAGATAGAGTCCTATCTTGCATCATCAGGTGTGACAAACTACACAAACTTGGCAGGAAAGACAAACATAAAAGAGCTCTGCTCACTTATCGGCGGATGTTCGCTCTTTGTTACAAACGACAGCGGACCTATGCATGTCGCCGCTGCTTATGGAGTTCCTACCGTCTCAATATTCGGTCCGACAAAACATACGGAAACTTCGCAGTGGATGAATGAGAAAAGTAAGATCGTGAGACATGATATGGAGTGTGCTCCATGTATGAGAAGAGAGTGCCCGCTTGGACATCATGAGTGTATGAAGAGCATTACGGCCGATGAAGTCATCAAAGCCGTAAAAGAGCTGGAAATTTAA
- the rfaE1 gene encoding D-glycero-beta-D-manno-heptose-7-phosphate kinase gives MKNLKDLTPNILVIGDLMIDHYLWGSCERISPEAPVQVVDIAKETTVLGGGGNVINNLKALGANVSVSGVIGSDENGVELIALLKNIDVDVSGIIIQDGRKTSKKSRVIAASQQILRYDKESKEEIEKSSVEKILNSLTNSVSGYDALILSDYGKGVLTNELCQGVIKLCNKAGVKVLVDPKGSDYSKYSGAYLLTPNKKEAMLATKIEIKDKISLKEALLKMKKEADLTISLITLSEDGIAVFDDEMKIFPTVAKEVFDVTGAGDTVIASIAFALSAKKSIEDSAKFANLAAGVVVGKIGSATVTLDEIEEYEASLHKSTSEAHIKSFDEIKAVVERYRANGKKVVFTNGCFDILHVGHVKYLQIAKSFGDLLIVGLNSDASVSRLKGPSRPVNIAEDRAYLLAALEAVDFVVPFEEDTPYELIKMIKPDTLVKGGDYEGKSVVGTEFAGELKLVDFVDGKSTTKTIQKIKGDIDV, from the coding sequence ATGAAAAACTTGAAAGATTTAACTCCTAATATATTGGTTATCGGTGATCTGATGATAGACCACTATCTTTGGGGAAGCTGTGAGAGAATCTCCCCCGAAGCCCCTGTTCAAGTAGTAGATATTGCAAAAGAGACGACCGTTCTTGGCGGCGGGGGAAATGTCATAAATAACTTAAAAGCCCTTGGTGCTAATGTAAGTGTCAGCGGCGTTATAGGAAGCGATGAGAATGGGGTTGAGCTTATAGCTCTGTTAAAAAATATAGATGTAGATGTTAGCGGGATAATTATTCAAGATGGAAGAAAAACATCCAAAAAAAGCCGTGTGATAGCGGCTTCACAGCAGATACTAAGATATGACAAAGAGAGCAAAGAGGAGATAGAAAAATCTTCTGTTGAAAAGATTTTAAACTCACTTACAAATAGTGTCTCTGGGTATGATGCACTGATTTTGTCCGACTATGGAAAGGGTGTTTTAACTAATGAGCTGTGCCAAGGAGTTATAAAACTCTGTAACAAAGCAGGCGTTAAAGTTTTGGTTGATCCAAAAGGGAGTGACTACAGCAAATATAGCGGCGCATATCTTTTAACGCCAAATAAAAAAGAGGCGATGCTCGCTACAAAGATCGAAATAAAAGATAAAATAAGCCTAAAAGAAGCTCTTTTAAAGATGAAGAAAGAGGCTGATCTGACAATCTCTCTTATTACGCTATCAGAGGACGGAATTGCTGTATTTGATGATGAGATGAAGATATTTCCAACCGTTGCAAAAGAGGTTTTTGATGTAACCGGTGCTGGAGATACAGTCATCGCTTCCATCGCCTTTGCTCTTAGTGCGAAAAAAAGCATAGAGGATTCTGCAAAGTTTGCAAACCTTGCAGCGGGTGTTGTTGTCGGAAAAATTGGTTCTGCAACGGTCACACTCGATGAGATAGAGGAGTATGAAGCCTCACTGCATAAGAGCACCTCTGAAGCGCATATAAAAAGCTTTGATGAGATAAAAGCGGTTGTAGAGCGTTACCGTGCAAACGGCAAAAAGGTTGTCTTTACAAACGGCTGTTTTGATATACTCCATGTAGGGCATGTGAAGTATCTGCAAATCGCAAAGAGTTTTGGAGATCTTTTGATTGTAGGATTGAATTCAGATGCGTCTGTTTCTCGTCTAAAGGGACCATCTCGCCCTGTAAATATTGCAGAGGACAGAGCTTATCTCTTGGCGGCTCTTGAAGCGGTAGATTTTGTAGTTCCTTTTGAGGAGGATACTCCATACGAGCTTATAAAAATGATAAAGCCCGATACGCTTGTAAAGGGTGGAGATTATGAGGGCAAAAGCGTAGTAGGAACAGAGTTTGCAGGAGAGTTAAAGCTGGTTGACTTTGTAGATGGAAAGAGCACCACAAAAACGATTCAAAAAATAAAAGGAGATATAGATGTTTAA
- a CDS encoding LTA synthase family protein: MKFKNQFTQIIFILFFVFFVMMAIRSTLLFMYPSDFDDLTKSELIRSLLMGFRVDMITIFTFSFAFILPLIFIKKVLPRKIIGVTWGALLLVIFTISFGDVLYFNFTHKHISNEIFNLGNDFNIITNIAFNSYLPYTVGASVFSLIFLYFCYLVFSTSPSAFVGGKKLAVYSLITVLVLFLGIRNTVAGKSFGSADAFAVSKISSGNLALNGFFTLYRTTNGKDKHDLMNVDDAVRITKEALSTPNAKFIDDDYPLYRSYKAKENEKYNVVIVLLESWGAEHIDGFTRYKELNVTPFFKKLSGESLKFTNFYANGLRSIFGITSMFTGITLPSGFEYLGRGLELSNISYLGRVAKQNGYSTMAMQGGNRRSYRVDAVSHISGFDDYYGAEDIPNVEVIEEGREARTGTYDHNLLNFYNKKISELKEPFLSFAFTSTNHPDLHLPRTEFERYPHNLNNYYGELNAYLYVDNAIEKFIDSAKKEPWFDRTIFIFTADHGNGDALNKIGKELRGNPEHLATIEHYRIPLIIYAPKIFKPQELTTLGSQNDIFPTIVDMLGFDANITTLGNSLFDSEVKNRFVYLFGGNMIGLINENGYVMHNFKNVVEQNGENLEESKELLFAVDTAEANLLETNRWAK, encoded by the coding sequence ATGAAGTTTAAAAACCAGTTTACACAAATAATTTTCATACTATTTTTTGTATTTTTTGTCATGATGGCAATCAGATCAACTCTTCTTTTTATGTATCCGTCTGACTTTGATGATTTGACAAAATCTGAACTTATACGCTCTTTACTTATGGGATTTAGAGTTGATATGATAACAATATTCACTTTCTCATTTGCATTTATTTTACCGTTAATTTTTATAAAAAAAGTTCTGCCAAGAAAGATAATAGGAGTTACGTGGGGAGCACTCCTGTTGGTAATTTTTACAATATCTTTTGGCGATGTTTTATATTTCAACTTTACGCATAAACATATCTCAAATGAGATATTTAATCTAGGAAACGATTTTAACATAATCACAAATATTGCATTTAACTCTTATCTGCCTTATACGGTTGGAGCGTCTGTTTTTTCGCTTATTTTTCTATATTTTTGCTATCTTGTTTTTTCAACCTCTCCATCAGCATTTGTTGGCGGAAAAAAGCTGGCAGTTTATTCACTTATCACTGTTTTAGTACTTTTTTTAGGCATCAGAAACACAGTTGCAGGCAAATCATTTGGCTCTGCCGATGCCTTTGCAGTGAGCAAGATCAGCTCAGGGAACTTGGCACTAAACGGTTTTTTTACACTCTATAGGACCACTAACGGCAAAGATAAGCATGACTTAATGAACGTGGATGATGCAGTAAGAATCACAAAGGAGGCTCTGTCGACTCCAAACGCAAAATTTATAGACGACGACTACCCTCTTTATAGAAGTTATAAAGCAAAAGAGAATGAAAAATACAATGTCGTAATAGTACTTCTTGAGTCGTGGGGTGCCGAGCATATCGACGGGTTTACAAGATACAAAGAGCTTAATGTAACTCCTTTTTTCAAAAAGCTAAGCGGTGAATCTTTAAAGTTTACAAATTTTTATGCAAATGGCTTGCGTTCGATCTTTGGCATCACATCTATGTTTACAGGGATAACTCTTCCATCCGGATTTGAATATCTAGGAAGAGGTTTGGAACTCTCAAACATCAGCTATCTTGGACGTGTAGCCAAGCAAAACGGCTACTCGACAATGGCAATGCAGGGCGGGAACCGTCGCTCATACAGAGTAGATGCTGTCTCTCATATTTCAGGATTTGATGATTATTACGGTGCAGAGGACATACCAAACGTAGAAGTTATTGAAGAAGGAAGAGAGGCTAGAACAGGTACTTACGATCATAATCTTTTAAATTTTTACAACAAAAAGATCTCGGAATTAAAAGAACCTTTTCTCTCCTTTGCATTTACATCTACAAATCATCCGGACCTACATCTTCCAAGAACAGAATTTGAAAGATACCCACACAATCTCAACAACTATTACGGTGAGCTAAATGCATATCTATATGTAGATAATGCTATTGAAAAATTTATCGACAGTGCTAAAAAAGAGCCCTGGTTTGATAGAACTATATTCATATTCACCGCCGATCACGGCAACGGGGACGCGCTAAACAAGATCGGAAAAGAGTTAAGAGGAAATCCTGAGCACTTAGCCACAATTGAACACTATAGGATTCCGCTTATTATCTATGCGCCAAAGATTTTCAAACCACAAGAGCTAACTACTCTCGGTTCTCAAAATGATATTTTCCCGACAATAGTGGATATGCTTGGTTTTGATGCAAATATAACGACACTAGGCAACTCGCTGTTTGACAGTGAAGTAAAAAATAGATTTGTATATCTCTTCGGCGGAAATATGATCGGTCTGATAAACGAAAACGGGTATGTTATGCATAACTTTAAAAATGTTGTTGAACAAAATGGAGAAAATTTAGAAGAGAGCAAAGAACTCCTTTTTGCAGTAGACACGGCAGAAGCCAATCTGCTGGAGACAAACAGGTGGGCAAAATGA
- a CDS encoding c-type cytochrome, translating into MKKIVMSIVALGATTALMAAVNAQACTGCHGADWAKTSMGNKNVAEMSKADIAAALKGYKDGSYGGAKKGLMVGQVSKYSDEELDAFSQTIGK; encoded by the coding sequence ATGAAAAAAATAGTAATGTCAATAGTTGCTTTAGGTGCAACTACTGCTTTAATGGCTGCAGTAAATGCACAAGCTTGTACAGGTTGCCACGGTGCTGACTGGGCAAAAACTTCTATGGGAAACAAAAATGTTGCTGAGATGAGCAAAGCGGATATCGCAGCTGCTCTTAAAGGTTACAAAGACGGTAGTTATGGTGGAGCTAAAAAAGGTCTTATGGTAGGTCAAGTTTCTAAATACTCTGACGAAGAATTAGATGCTTTTTCACAAACAATAGGTAAATAA
- a CDS encoding c-type cytochrome, whose protein sequence is MKKIVLSIVALGATTALMAAVNAGACTGCHGADWSKAALGKSKNVAEMSKADIAAALVGYKDGSYGAAMKGLMKGQVDKYSNEELEAFAQTIGK, encoded by the coding sequence ATGAAAAAAATCGTTTTATCAATTGTTGCTCTAGGTGCAACTACTGCTTTAATGGCAGCTGTAAATGCAGGTGCTTGTACTGGTTGTCACGGTGCTGACTGGAGTAAAGCTGCTCTAGGTAAATCTAAAAATGTTGCTGAGATGAGCAAAGCGGATATCGCAGCTGCACTAGTAGGTTACAAAGATGGTAGTTACGGTGCAGCAATGAAGGGTCTTATGAAAGGTCAAGTTGACAAATATTCAAATGAAGAGCTAGAAGCTTTCGCACAAACTATCGGTAAATAA